CAGGCGGTTTATAACTATTACTCGCATCCACAAAGGCTAATTTAAGGGCGTTCATCATTCGGGTATCATCAAGAGACCTTGGGTTACCTTCCTGCAGGCGTTTTTTCAGGAACCTGACCAGATTTGTTTTCGCATGCCTTGCCGCCACATCACCACCATGACCGTCAAATACCCCGGTTAATTTGATGGTTTTTGTCCCTTCACGGGTTTTTATCCGGAATGTCGTGCAAAGAACCTCATCTTCCATCTCTTTGCGGCGACCTTCACAATGCGCAACCCCGGTAGATGTCTGGGCTTCGGTATGAAATTCAGACGCCCTTTCCCTTACATCACCGTCCTTGACCTCAAAAGGTTCTAACTCGATTCGCCCCTGTTTCAATCCGGCAATGTCACTGATTCTTTCGTCAGATGCCTTTCCCCATCGCTCATCCGCCAGTTTGTCAAACTCAACAGCTGCACGGATTTTAAAGTCCTTGATATCTTCTCCCTGTTTAATCTTCTGTTTAGCTTCTTCAAGCAGCTGATTCTCTGTCTTCTGCTGATTATCTGCAGCTTTCATTTCATGTTGAAGTTTCGAGGCAACCACTTCAGGATCAGTGACAACGGCATACTCAAGCTCAAGGTTGTCCTCTATTCTCAGAGGGTCAATTTTTTTATCTCTCCCAGTCATATACGCACGCCAGTTATCTTTTACCGTTACCGGTATGACCCAGGTGTTTCGAGCCGCAGTTTCTCGGGTAGTTGAGTGCGCTTCAATAAAGCTAGCCGCTTCTTTGACCGTAACGACTTTTGAGTCTTTAGAAGTCACGGAATCATCAGGGCGAACAGAATTCTGTATCATGTAGCCCAGGTGTCTGACAGCAGCACTCCGCTGCTGGAGCGTCTTGTTCTCAAGTTCTTTCAAGGTGTAATCAACCCGACCCTTCAGTGCCGGGATCACTTTAGCCACCACTTTTAGAAACCTGGCTTTCCATTTACCTGCCTCACCGGTGCGGAAGTGACCATTATCAAGCCTCAGTAACGCATCCTCACTGCCAGCCGTCCTTTCAGCCAGTCTTTTTAACTGCGCCGTATTTTCCGAGAATTCCTGCCGCACCGGCGGTAGAGAGGGCTTCCTGATCATAGCCCGAATATTTCATAAAAGGAGGCAAGTTCCGCCCAATCACTTGATATAATTGGGTCGACCAAAAGAAAGCTTCGGAAGAAGCAAACCGGAACTTGCCATGCCCAAATCTACACAAGAACAGCTTCGTTTTCATCCCTCAAATGGAAAAACCATCCGGGCAGACTTCAATGGTGGGGAGTTATCTTCTGACTTTGGCACTCTGCTGCTACGGGAAACCATTCTGCAGAGCGGTCTTATCTGCAAAATGACTGATGCCATCAATGACAGACGCCATCAATCCTATATCGACCACTCCCTGAAAGAACTTCTGGTTCAGCGGGTTCTGCAAATGGCCTGCGGCTATGAAGATGCCAACGACAGTAACCGTTTGCGTAAAGACCCTATGTTCAAACTGGCCACTGGTCGCAATCCGTTGGACAGCGATAACCATCTCGCATCAGCGCCCACTTTTACCCGGCTGGGACAATCTATGACCCGCTCCGACATTTACAGGATGGCTGAAGCATTTGTGCATCACTTTATCAGCAGTTACAAGCTGCCACCTCCGGTGATCGTTATCGATCTTGATCATACACCGGCCATTACTCATGGTGGCCAGCAGATGAACCTGTTTAATGCCAAATATCAGGACTACTGCTACTTGCCCCTGATGATTTTTGAGGGACTCAGCGGCAAGCTGATTACGGCGATTCTTCGTCCGGGGAAAACCCCAACGGGCAAGGAAAATGCAGCTATTCTCGAACGGGTCATTCGGCTGCTTCGGAAAAAGTGGCCGAAAACCCATCTACTGGTTCGGGGAGACAGCCACTTCGCTCAACCAGAGTTAATGTGGGTGGTTCAGAATGCCCCTCATTCGGATTATGTCTTGGGCAAAGGTGCAGGCCACAAAACGGCTTTGCGGCCAAAAGCCAAAGAGTTGTTGGATGAAGCGCGTCAAGCTCTGAAGGTCAAGACTGAGCTGGCAAGACTGAACAACATGCCAGAACCTGATCGGCTCAGACTTTACGGGGAAGCAGAATACCAGGCCAAGAGCTGGAAAGGTCTCGATACCCGGATAATTTACAAGGCGGAGGTCAACCAAAAAGGCGACAACCCTCGTTTCATTGTGACGTCGATGAAGGAAGCTTCTCCAGAGGTAATTTATGAAGAGCTTTACTGTCCAAGAGGACAGGATGAGAACTTCATCAAACATCTGAAAAGTGATCTGTCCGGCGACAGATTGTCCGATCAGGGCTTTTTGGCTAACCATTTGAGAATGTTTTATGCCTGTGCCGCTTATGTTTTGCACTATGAGTTAAGAACCAAGACTTTGAAAGGTACGGAGCTGGAAAAAGCGCAGCCATCAACGGTGATCATGAAGCTCTGTAAAGTTGCAGTCAAAGTGGTTGAATATAAAGACCGAATTAAACTTCATCTGCCACGTAGCTGCCCATTCAAGAGGCTTTTGCAGCATGTGACAGAAGTCTTTTACCAGATGCCGATACTTCGACCGGGGTAGCAACTTTCATAATACTCAATCAAGGTACATAGCAACCAGATGAAAGAGCTTTGGGGCTTTCCGTTATCCTGAAATAGCAGGATTCGTTGATTAGCGTCTAATCTGTAAGCAAGTATGGGCTGCAATGTCTTTCACATGGTTAACAGAGCAACAGGCTTGCGGAAAAGTCCAAAATTAAGAGGATGGGATGGTAGTTGCTGCTTGTTTATGAAATATCCGGGATAGGTAATGTCCTTGGTTTTCAGTTTATCCAGAGTCACTACTCTTTAATCTAGGAGGCTGACCGAGAATAGCGCCCGTAGCGAGGATCGTAGAAAATTGAGGATAAAAATTCGGTTTTGAGAGGAGAATAGCGAGCTATTTGACGAACAAAAGTGGATTTTTAGACCAATTTACTACGACCGCACGACGGCATGGATGCCGGAGCTAGGAGCCTGTCGGACTTACCACTGACCTACTGCGAAAAAGCCGGATTTGGCCATTTTTGACGATCCTTTTCGTTGAATAGCTCGCTATTCGCCTCAAATGATCGTCAAAACTGTCTCAAACCGGTCTTTTTCTCGCTACGGTCGGCTAAGTCCGACAGGCTCCTAGGGCAACGCAGGAGCAGTTGCCGGTAGGGCAGACTATTCTCGGACAGCCTCCTAGTCGTCCGTTCATCAGTATTTCCAAGGGTTAACGCAAATCAAGATTTTGCAGCTTCAGGACGATATTAATACCAGAGTATATATTTGCTTCGGAGGCAGCTTTGTCATCACCTGTTCAACCCGGACCCGGTAGCTCAGGCCAACTATTCAATACCAGTGACAACAATTCTGGTTCTGAAGAAAACAGGAAAGCCCCTGACCGGAAACAACTTCCCGGGAGCAATGATGATTATCCAACAGCTTCGAGCAAACCTGTCCGGAAAAGAAACGTCAGTATCGACGACAGGGCTTCAAAATTATGCCGTACAAGGTCAGACTCCTTTTCAGGTATGTATACGTGGAGTCATCCTACCCAGTTGAGTCGCTCTTCTTCGATTGATAGCATCAAAGAGCTGTATAGCGATCCCTTTGATACAGACTTTTCAGGTTCTGACAGTGAAACATCTGTACCTTTCAAAACAGTTTCCGTAAAAGACGATGAACAAACGATGACTGTCGCAATGTCTGCGAAGCGCGCGCAACTATTAAGTGAGTTAGCCACAGGTCTGTCAAGTGATGTGGATTTAAGCAAGGAATATGAAGCAATGGTGAATAGAGTGAAAAGCTATTCTGCCTCTTCCGCCATATTAAAGCAGCCTGACCAATGGCCTGAACAGGAAATCATAAGTCTGTGTCAGGAGGCAATCGATTACACGCGCACCCAGAAACTCGCAGAGCCTACGCACTCAAGAGACCCAAGATGGCCATCTCTGCCTTCAGATGAAATGACTGCATCGGACAAAACTTACATTCATGAAATGGTAGTGGGCCAGAACTGTTATATCGCGTGAATATTGACCCCAAACTCAACTTTATTAATCAATAATCCAATAACAATATCGTGCATCTTTTCGAGCTTTGAAAAACAAATTGTCTTTCTGGCCAACCGTTTAATCCAAGTCCGAAAATTAAGGTTTTTACGCTCTATCTTCTGAGTGTTTGCTTTACCAATAATATGCATGTTTTCATCAAGGTGTCGCTCATAGGCTCCCCAATCATCGGTGTAAAATTTATTAATACCAAATGGCTTCAGAAGTGTTTTGAGTTCTTTAAAAACTTCATCTTTCCGTTTTCCGAAAACATAAGCAAGCACGGTATTTGTAGCGTGATCAACAGCATACCAAAGCCAGCGTTGGTTCGATTTATCATGAACATACGACCACTGCTCATCTAGCTCAGCCTCTTGGCAGACAAGCCCTACATGAATAATCGCATCTGACTTGAGATCAATAGTTTGAATATTTGGGTTGACCTTTACCAGACCGCTTTCTTTTTTTTTAGAGTCTTTATTACTGTTGTCTTGCTTATTCCGAGTACTTTACTTGTATCCCTGATTCCGCTGCCATTTATTGCCATATCGATGATTTTTTCTTTAACGCCAGGCTCACAGGCCTTGTAGCGATATTCAAGCATGAAGGTTTTGATTTCACATTTGTCATTACAGCAATAGTATCGTGGAACATCATGAGTGCTGTATCCGAAAGGCCGAACTTGGTTACTGCCACATGTTGTACAGAGGACTTGCGTAAGGCACATTTTTAAACCGCATTTTTCAAAGTTGCCGAATGTCGTATTTTAGCAGACAGGGCTAGAATCACAGAACTGTGCCACTACCCATGAAATCAATCCTCTTCTTAATCTCTGCCACGAGATTGCTTTTTTTTCCAGTGAGAAGGTATTAACGGAAAATCAGCGAAACCACCTTTTCTCGCAACTGGTATCCTACATTGTTACGGATCAGAAGCTGGCAAAGTGTGGCGATTTCGCACATGTAGCGGTCAGCCATCTGCTGCCCAGGTTAACTGAATATCAACTGCCAGCCCGTCTGGTGATGATGAACATGATTTTTAAGAGGAACCAGCGGACAGACCCAGACGAAGCTGAAACGTTTACAGGCAATCATATTGTCCTTCTTGTTGTGCCACAAACGGATAAAGTAGATGGCA
Above is a window of Endozoicomonas montiporae CL-33 DNA encoding:
- a CDS encoding IS1 family transposase (programmed frameshift); its protein translation is MCLTQVLCTTCGSNQVRPFGYSTHDVPRYYCCNDKCEIKTFMLEYRYKACEPGVKEKIIDMAINGSGIRDTSKVLGISKTTVIKTLKKKKSGLVKVNPNIQTIDLKSDAIIHVGLVCQEAELDEQWSYVHDKSNQRWLWYAVDHATNTVLAYVFGKRKDEVFKELKTLLKPFGINKFYTDDWGAYERHLDENMHIIGKANTQKIERKNLNFRTWIKRLARKTICFSKLEKMHDIVIGLLINKVEFGVNIHAI
- a CDS encoding PP2C family serine/threonine-protein phosphatase, which codes for MIRKPSLPPVRQEFSENTAQLKRLAERTAGSEDALLRLDNGHFRTGEAGKWKARFLKVVAKVIPALKGRVDYTLKELENKTLQQRSAAVRHLGYMIQNSVRPDDSVTSKDSKVVTVKEAASFIEAHSTTRETAARNTWVIPVTVKDNWRAYMTGRDKKIDPLRIEDNLELEYAVVTDPEVVASKLQHEMKAADNQQKTENQLLEEAKQKIKQGEDIKDFKIRAAVEFDKLADERWGKASDERISDIAGLKQGRIELEPFEVKDGDVRERASEFHTEAQTSTGVAHCEGRRKEMEDEVLCTTFRIKTREGTKTIKLTGVFDGHGGDVAARHAKTNLVRFLKKRLQEGNPRSLDDTRMMNALKLAFVDASNSYKPPADQPISGTTANVVLQVGDDLWTANLGDARAVLIAPDGGVKQLSEDAKPDDKKYQKGIEKRGGEAYQAMSGAWRVSGGSAVARSMGDHYSYGAISARPKVTKLTRPAAGWAGFKLVQACDGLFDVATSETVGKVVTNALGKEDMTNAAIAAHLAELAYKAGSQDNVSVTVTSVTST
- a CDS encoding IS1380 family transposase yields the protein MPKSTQEQLRFHPSNGKTIRADFNGGELSSDFGTLLLRETILQSGLICKMTDAINDRRHQSYIDHSLKELLVQRVLQMACGYEDANDSNRLRKDPMFKLATGRNPLDSDNHLASAPTFTRLGQSMTRSDIYRMAEAFVHHFISSYKLPPPVIVIDLDHTPAITHGGQQMNLFNAKYQDYCYLPLMIFEGLSGKLITAILRPGKTPTGKENAAILERVIRLLRKKWPKTHLLVRGDSHFAQPELMWVVQNAPHSDYVLGKGAGHKTALRPKAKELLDEARQALKVKTELARLNNMPEPDRLRLYGEAEYQAKSWKGLDTRIIYKAEVNQKGDNPRFIVTSMKEASPEVIYEELYCPRGQDENFIKHLKSDLSGDRLSDQGFLANHLRMFYACAAYVLHYELRTKTLKGTELEKAQPSTVIMKLCKVAVKVVEYKDRIKLHLPRSCPFKRLLQHVTEVFYQMPILRPG